The following proteins are co-located in the Toxotes jaculatrix isolate fToxJac2 chromosome 9, fToxJac2.pri, whole genome shotgun sequence genome:
- the LOC121187113 gene encoding segment polarity protein dishevelled homolog DVL-3, with protein sequence MGDSMAEGTRVIYHLEDQETPYLIRINVPPQRVTLADFKQVLNKPNVKFFFKSVDDDFGVVKEEISDDDARLPFVNGRVVCWVVSSDTCQSDFRGSDIQSVSTPTSLAPPPTERTGGIGDSRPPSFHAAAVSGHDALQGSEVKPAASPSERRERDASGHLNGHAHAHRPAEQNGAGPTGAGDSLSNQQSSELETTSFCSSEEDSGGRFSQSTEQSSSTPRLVRRQRRRHRKPKNPRMERSVSFSSVTDSTMSLNIITVTLNMERYNFLGISIVGQSNDRGDGGIYIGSIMKGGAVAADGRIEPGDMLLQVNDINFENMSNDDAVRVLREIVHKPGPVTLTVAKCWDPNPRGCFMLPRSEPVRPIDPAAWVSHTAAMTGRLLPHYGVHEENHLTIHSDVTAVVKAMANPESGLEVRDRMWLKITIPNAFIGSDVVDWLHRNVEGFTDRREARKYAGNLLKAGYIRHTVNKVTFSEQCYYVFGDLCGDLGMMSLLDHEGASSRGGGSDCDPLAAASSPQWAPAFPYQYPVPHPYSSSHPLQQLPAWTGGGGGSQHSEGSRSSGSNCSDGQKEGGQGGSQSEPTKHLAMEFPGDDGTRRPPNSISGLHSNKDLKDPPSTLSPSPGQHQDLSSVPPEISASRQSFHLAMGNPSDFFVDVM encoded by the exons ggTTGTGAAAGAGGAGATCAGTGATGACGATGCCAGGCTGCCCTTTGTGAATGGACGAGTCGTCTGCTgg gtgGTGTCCTCAGACACCTGTCAGTCAGATTTCAGGGGGTCAGACATTCAGTCAGTGTCCACGCCCACCAGCCTGGCCCCGCCCCCCACAGAAAGGACAGGTGGGATCGGAGACTCCAGACCTCCGTCCTTCCA CGCTGCAGCTGTCAGCGGCCACGATGCACtccaggggtcagaggtcaaacctGCCGCTTCGccttcagagaggagagagagagacgcga GTGGGCATCTGAACGGCCACGCCCACGCCCACCGACCGGCTGAGCAGAATGGGGCGGGGCCAACAGGGGCAGGTGACAGCTTGTCGAACCAACAGAGCAGCGAGTTAGAGACGACCAGTTTCTGCTCATCTGAGGAAGACTCAGGAGgaag GTTCAGCCAAtcaacagagcagagcagctccaCGCCGCGACTCGTCAGGCGACAGCGCCGCCGCCACCGAAAACCCAAAAACCCGCGGATGGAGAGG tctgtgtctTTCAGCAGTGTCACTGACTCCACCATGTCGCTCAACATCATCACTGTCACTCTGAACATGG agaggTATAACTTCCTGGGGATCAGTATTGTTGGTCAGAGTAACGACAGAGGCGATGGAGGCATTTACATCGGCTCCATCATGAAGGGAGGAGCGGTGGCAGCAGATGGACGCATCGAGCCGGGAGACATGTTACTGCAG GTGAATGACATCAACTTTGAAAACATGAGTAATGACGACGCTGTCCGAGTCCTGAGGGAGATCGTCCACAAACCAGG tccGGTGACATTAACTGTGGCAAAGTGTTGGGATCCAAACCCAAGAGGCTGCTTCATGTTGCCCAGAA GTGAACCGGTCCGTCCCATCGACCCTGCTGCCTGGGTGTCTCACACCGCCGCCATGACAGGGAGGCTCCTCCCACACTACG GTGTCCATGAAGAAAACCATCTCACTATCCACAGCGACGTCACAGCTGTTGTCAAGGCGATGGCCAATCCGGAGTCAGGCCTGGAGGTTCGGGACAGGATGTGGCTGAAGATCACCATCCCCAATGCCTTCATCG GTTCAGACGTGGTGGACTGGCTCCACCGTAACGTGGAAGGCTTCACAGACCGCCGTGAAGCCCGGAAGTATGCAGGAAACCTGCTGAAGGCCGGATACATCCGACACACCGTCAACAAGGTCACCTTCTCTGAGCAGTGCTACTATGTGTTCGGCGACCTCTGTGGAG ATCTGGGTATGATGTCCCTGCTGGACCACGAAGGGGCCTCCAGCCGAGGAGGAGGATCAGACTGTGACCCgctggctgcagcttcaagCCCCCAGTGGGCTCCAGCCTTCCCCTACCAGTACCCCGTGCCTCACCCCTACAGCTCTTCTCACCCCCTTCAGCAGCTGCCGGCCTggacagggggaggaggaggaagtcagCACAGTGAAG GAAGTCGCAGCAGCGGATCAAATTGTAGTGATGGTCAGAAGGAGGGAGGACAAGGAGGCAGCCAGTCAGAGCCCACCAAACACCTAGCGATGGAGTTCCCTGGCGATGACGGCACCCGGCGACCCCCGAACTCCATCTCTGGTCTCCACAGTAataaagacttaaaggaccccCCATCGACTCTCTCGCCGTCTCCGGGTCAGCATCAAGACCTTTCCTCAGTCCCACCGGAAATATCCGCCTCCAGACAGTCCTTCCACCTGGCCATGGGAAACCCCAGTGATTTCTTTGTGGATGTCATGTGA